The Actinomycetota bacterium genome segment GCAAAACATCTTCGCCAATTCCTTTACCTTGGCCGTCATCTTGGCAAAACTGCCCACCATGAGATTGAGGGAAGCCAAGGGTTCCGCAAAGTGACCATCATAACCTGAGGCTATCATCAAAAGCTGGGGCTCAAATTGATCTGCCACGGGTGATATTATCTCCTCAAAGGCCCGCATGTAGGCTTGTTCTCCCGTGTGGTAGGGGAAGGGTAAATTTATGGTAAATCCTTTCCCCTCACCCAATCCAACTTCGTCAAGAGATCCCGTGCCCGGATAGAGGGGATATTGATGTAAGGATATATAGAGGACTCTGGGGTCCGAATAAAAAATTTCCTGAATACCGTTGCCGTGATGAACATCCCAATCGATGATAAGGATTCGAGAGATTTTGTATTTCTCCAAAGCGTATTTGGCTCCAATGGCAAGGTTGTTAAAGAGACAAAAACCCATCCCTTGATCGGCAAGGGCATGGTGACCAGGGGGTCTTATCAGACAGAAAATCATTCGAATCTCTGAGCTGAAGATTTCGTCAATGGCAGAGAGGATGCCCCCCGCAGCCAGACAAGCTGATTCATAAGATTTGGAAGAAAGTGCGGTATCCAGAGTTAAGTATCCTCCACCTCGTTTGGAAAAATTTTCGATTCTTTTAATGTACGAAGGATCGTGGACTGTGGTGAGTTCTTCGAGGGAAGCCATTCTCGGCGATATCAGGGTTAACCGCGACAAGAATTTTCTTTCTTCCAATAACTCATGGATGCAAAGAAGACGGCTTGGACTTTCTGGATGATTGGGACCGGGGTCGTGTTCGAGATAGAGGGTGTGGTAGACCAATCCAACGGAGAAATTACTCTCCAATTATCTTCACCTTAACCTGTCTTGAGCGGGGACCATCCAATTCCAAAAGGAAAACGCTTTGCCACGTTCCAAGCTCTATCTTTCCCCCAGAAATGGGTAAGTTTAAGGTATTTCCCAGGAAAGCTGCAACTATGTGGGAGGGAGCATTGCTGTCGATGAGGTTGTGGGCATAATCTTTCTCCCAGGAGATGATGTCCTTCACCGCAATTTTGATATCGCTCACGAGACGGGACTCATTCTCATTTATGATCAATGCTGTAGTGGTGTGAGGAGAATAGACGATCATGACACCATCTGTGACTTTGCTTTTCGAGAAGCAA includes the following:
- a CDS encoding secondary thiamine-phosphate synthase enzyme YjbQ, with product MKIHTADLPLKSGAKIDLIDITGELFNCFSKSKVTDGVMIVYSPHTTTALIINENESRLVSDIKIAVKDIISWEKDYAHNLIDSNAPSHIVAAFLGNTLNLPISGGKIELGTWQSVFLLELDGPRSRQVKVKIIGE
- a CDS encoding histone deacetylase, translating into MESNFSVGLVYHTLYLEHDPGPNHPESPSRLLCIHELLEERKFLSRLTLISPRMASLEELTTVHDPSYIKRIENFSKRGGGYLTLDTALSSKSYESACLAAGGILSAIDEIFSSEIRMIFCLIRPPGHHALADQGMGFCLFNNLAIGAKYALEKYKISRILIIDWDVHHGNGIQEIFYSDPRVLYISLHQYPLYPGTGSLDEVGLGEGKGFTINLPFPYHTGEQAYMRAFEEIISPVADQFEPQLLMIASGYDGHFAEPLASLNLMVGSFAKMTAKVKELAKMFCQGRLILSLEGGYNLKALSHSVLATINELAELGHEVSDPYGSPSTTPGGAEDVFDEARRIHEKYWKL